CAAAAtgaacttaataataaaaatatgtaaaattattatttctatatttttataattatttttaaataagtaagattatttttataattatttctgttttttatgtttcagagatttttttttaaattgcgaCGGTATTTATTTGAACTACAACtggaataaatcaaaattagaaaatagttATGCACTTGCAAAAAATCATAACAGAAATGTTCATGATATTTATGTGGGATTAGATGTTTGGGGAAGAGGATGTCCTGGTGGTGGTGGATTTAATTCaacatatgtaattataatgtttcatatttaaaagaaatgattatttaatatctaattataataatttccaggCTTTACGAAAAATACGGCAAGAAAAACTTTCGGTCGCAATTTTTGCTCCTGGTTGGACTCATGAATTTTTCGGATCCAAAACATTTCAAGAATTAGAAGATTTATTTTGGGCACAATTGtttccttatttatatattcatgtaCTTATCtatgaagaagaaatatttaaaacatcatTTTGCCGTGGAAGTGGTAGTTTGTATTATAGCTGTGGTgaggtatattaaatatttgatattatttttaaatattatttaataaatatattaatgattgtattattatgttgttattaatgtatttgtttgaacgtattaatatataaatcttttatagatACAGTTAGATATGCGTACTGTAGAAGGTAAAAATATTTGGGAACAAAGATCATTTTACAACTTATCCAAACAAATGCCACAAATATCTGTACCTACACcacatttacaatttacatatGTTCCACAACTTCCTGaaccaaaaaatgaaaacgatCGAAATGAGTGTTCAAAACAAccgatacaatatatttacgaaacaaagagaaacgttattcgaatattagaaaatgttGTAAATATTCAAGACAAAATGCCAATCCTAGATATAAATTGCTTCGAATTTtgtaatcaattttcttttgaaggtggtggttgtttaaaattaattacgaatGATCTTAGATCGTATCATAGGTAAGAATTTtacgttttataattaaatttataatatgatgattattttaaatttaatttatatataaataaaatataaatttatagtttaaattatttatagattatttctTGTTCATATCGAATTCCAACAAGACATTGAAGCAACTATCATTTACGAAGAAATGATATCTTCTATGACGAACGGAACTCGAAGTGaaccaattttaattttgggcAATGATACTGGcttaaaatctattatccattataaatcagaaaatttaaaCTCAAGATGGAAGAAatggtaaatttataaaatttaaatttaaatattttaatgttataaaataaaagatttatatcgaattataagaaattaata
The sequence above is drawn from the Apis cerana isolate GH-2021 linkage group LG11, AcerK_1.0, whole genome shotgun sequence genome and encodes:
- the LOC107998534 gene encoding cytosolic endo-beta-N-acetylglucosaminidase isoform X2; its protein translation is METEIIESQPFKNLQELYDNVDNLKPWPDIKKLRESTDYVYNGSEINIQKLYLEKFDRQEQPRTLLCHDMKGGYLQDRFIDGSKSYESYLFYHWSVIDTFVYFSHYFITIPPYGWINAAHNHGVKILGTVITEREGIWDLILISQEDVRKFADALIVVAKFYKFDGWLLNIENVIKNEQINNLIYFVKYLTDNIHEAIKDSEIIWYDSVTNEGTLNWQNELNNKNIDFFLNCDGIYLNYNWNKSKLENSYALAKNHNRNVHDIYVGLDVWGRGCPGGGGFNSTYALRKIRQEKLSVAIFAPGWTHEFFGSKTFQELEDLFWAQLFPYLYIHVLIYEEEIFKTSFCRGSGSLYYSCGEIQLDMRTVEGKNIWEQRSFYNLSKQMPQISVPTPHLQFTYVPQLPEPKNENDRNECSKQPIQYIYETKRNVIRILENVVNIQDKMPILDINCFEFCNQFSFEGGGCLKLITNDLRSYHRLFLVHIEFQQDIEATIIYEEMISSMTNGTRSEPILILGNDTGLKSIIHYKSENLNSRWKKCVYLTNMRTVNEIGISFAKKNICYLGEIILEQKGHLNYSLLNCTQHVKKAIA
- the LOC107998534 gene encoding cytosolic endo-beta-N-acetylglucosaminidase isoform X3; amino-acid sequence: METEIIESQPFKNLQELYDNVDNLKPWPDIKKLRESTDYVYNGSEINIQKLYLEKFDRQEQPRTLLCHDMKGGYLQDRFIDGSKSYESYLFYHWSVIDTFVYFSHYFITIPPYGWINAAHNHGVKILGTVITEREGIWDLILISQEDVRKFADALIVVAKFYKFDGWLLNIENVIKNEQINNLIYFVKYLTDNIHEAIKDSEIIWYDSVTNEGTLNWQNELNNKNIDFFLNCDGIYLNYNWNKSKLENSYALAKNHNRNVHDIYVGLDVWGRGCPGGGGFNSTYALRKIRQEKLSVAIFAPGWTHEFFGSKTFQELEDLFWAQLFPYLYIHVLIYEEEIFKTSFCRGSGSLYYSCGEIQLDMRTVEGKNIWEQRSFYNLSKQMPQISVPTPHLQFTYVPQLPEPKNENDRNECSKQPIQYIYETKRNVIRILENVVNIQDKMPILDINCFEFCNQFSFEGGGCLKLITNDLRSYHRLFLVHIEFQQDIEATIIYEEMISSMTNGTRSEPILILGNDTGLKSIIHYKSENLNSRWKKCVYLTNMRTVNEIGISFAKKNICYLGEIILEQKGHLNCTCFYTVCNI
- the LOC107998534 gene encoding cytosolic endo-beta-N-acetylglucosaminidase isoform X4 — translated: METEIIESQPFKNLQELYDNVDNLKPWPDIKKLRESTDYVYNGSEINIQKLYLEKFDRQEQPRTLLCHDMKGGYLQDRFIDGSKSYESYLFYHWSVIDTFVYFSHYFITIPPYGWINAAHNHGVKILGTVITEREGIWDLILISQEDVRKFADALIVVAKFYKFDGWLLNIENVIKNEQINNLIYFVKYLTDNIHEAIKDSEIIWYDSVTNEGTLNWQNELNNKNIDFFLNCDGIYLNYNWNKSKLENSYALAKNHNRNVHDIYVGLDVWGRGCPGGGGFNSTYALRKIRQEKLSVAIFAPGWTHEFFGSKTFQELEDLFWAQLFPYLYIHVLIYEEEIFKTSFCRGSGSLYYSCGEIQLDMRTVEGKNIWEQRSFYNLSKQMPQISVPTPHLQFTYVPQLPEPKNENDRNECSKQPIQYIYETKRNVIRILENVVNIQDKMPILDINCFEFCNQFSFEGGGCLKLITNDLRSYHRLFLVHIEFQQDIEATIIYEEMISSMTNGTRSEPILILGNDTGLKSIIHYKSENLNSRWKKWKFSFLPAVFI